In Helianthus annuus cultivar XRQ/B chromosome 9, HanXRQr2.0-SUNRISE, whole genome shotgun sequence, the following are encoded in one genomic region:
- the LOC110879399 gene encoding protein BOBBER 1 has product MAILSEYEEQPESVKTPFNAVLDSSDPLQFLQTAFEFVARETDLFKKDSVIKDVNALVRSVKEKLDADERKRKEKAVPVASNDGAVKSDNKRVKEDVSSASQSGKEPVDQKMAEKDDDNKGLRAPNKGNGLDMENYSWIQSLQEVNVTIPVPPGTKSRFVECEIKKNRIKVGLKGQPPILEGELYKSVKTDDSFWSLEDQKAIAILLTKQDQMEWWKFLVKGEPEIDTQKVEPENSKLADLDPETRSTVEKMMFDQRQKQMGKPTSDEMQKQDILKKFMAEHPEMDFSRAKIN; this is encoded by the exons ATGGCCATTCTCTCCGAATACGAAGAGCAACCGGAGTCCGTCAAGACGCCGTTCAACGCCGTTCTTGATTCCTCCGATCCGCTTCAGTTTCTTCAAACGGCGTTCGAGTTTGTTGCTCGTGAAACCGATCTCTTCAAGAAGGATTCGGTGATTAAGGATGTTAATGCTTTGGTTCGTTCGGTAAAGGAGAAGCTTGATGCTGATGAGAGGAAGAGGAAGGAGAAAGCTGTTCCGGTTGCTAGTAACGATGGTGCTGTGAAGAGTGATAATAAGCGTGTGAAGGAGGATGTTTCGTCGGCGTCGCAGTCTGGTAAGGAGCCGGTGGATCAGAAGATGGCGGAGAAGGATGATGATAACAAGGGTTTGAGAG CTCCAAATAAAGGGAATGGACTGGATATGGAGAACTATTCTTGGATACAGTCATTGCAAGAAGTCAATGTTACCATTCCTGTTCCTCCTGGAACTAAATCAAGATTTGTAGAATGTGAAATCAAGAAAAACCGTATTAAAGTCGGACTCAAGGGCCAGCCTCCAATACTGGAA GGGGAGTTGTACAAGTCTGTCAAGACTGATGATAGTTTCTGGAGCTTAG aGGATCAAAAAGCTATCGCAATACTTCTAACCAAACAAGATCAAATGGAATGGTGGAAGTTTTTGGTCAAGGGTGAACCTGAAATCGACACTCAGAAGGTAGAACCTGAGAACAGTAAACTAGCTGACCTGGACCCAGAAACACGATCTACTGTTGAAAAGATGATG TTTGATCAGCGACAGAAGCAGATGGGCAAACCAACAAGCGATGAGATGCAGAAACAAGACATTCTGAAAAAATTCATGGCTGAG CATCCGGAGATGGACTTTTCAAGGGCCAAGATCAACTGA